The nucleotide window GCAGGCTGCCGATCAGATCCGCGTCGCCGCCCTCGTAGGGAAGCACGCGGGCCACCGGCTTACCTCGCTTGGTGACGATCAAGCCGCCAGAGTCGAGCTCATCCAACATCGCCAGGCAATGCTCCTTGAACTTCGCGGCCTCGATCTCTTTCATGGCAGCCCGTCGACGATCATCAATGCAAAGCCTCTCGACTTGATCAAGCTGGTGGGCCCACCTGGATTCGAACCAGGGACTGGCCGGTTATGAGCCGGCTGCTCTGACCGCTGAGCTATGGGCCCATGGCAGGCCCGCAACGGGGGTGTCTGGCGGTCCCGACCGGATTCGAACCGGCGATCTTCTCCTTGACAGGGAGATATGCTAGGCCACTGCACCACGGGACCAGCGTTGCGGGCGCGCCGCCCACCATGGTATCCGACGCCACGGTGGCGGTGGGCCGGGTAGGATTCGAACCTACGTAGCCGTAAAGGCGCCGGATTTACAGTCCGGTGGTATTAGCCGCTCACCCACCGACCCGCGAAAGGCGCACCCGTTCGCTTGCGTTGTAAACAGTCGCGCGGGCACGACAACCCTTCAGCCGCCGCACCCGCCAATCGCCGCCATGGTACCAAGCAACGGGCGCCCGCCCGCCTTCGCTAGCTAGCCGCATGGAGTGGCTCACCGAGCAGCAAGCCGTGCTCGCGCCCTATTTCTTCCTGCCTCACCCCGTGGCCGTGGTCGCCGTGCTGGCCTTTGGTCTCTTCTGGTCCCGGCTCGGGCCGCCGCTGATGCCGGACCGCCCCGCGGCCTGGTTCGGATTCGTTGCCGGAGCCGCCGTCTACGCCGTCGCCCAGGTGTGGGTGCGTGGCGAGCCCACGACCGCCGTCATGGACCTCATCACGCAAAACATCGACCCCG belongs to Chloroflexota bacterium and includes:
- a CDS encoding type II toxin-antitoxin system prevent-host-death family antitoxin, with the translated sequence MKEIEAAKFKEHCLAMLDELDSGGLIVTKRGKPVARVLPYEGGDADLIGSLRHKIAVRGDLMTTGSWR